A single window of Nocardioides baekrokdamisoli DNA harbors:
- the kduI gene encoding 5-dehydro-4-deoxy-D-glucuronate isomerase has product MTDVRIATHPDEFATLTPEQMRERFLVQDLFAAGEVRWMLSQSDRILLGGAVPNGANLAITAPDEVRAINLCDRRELGVVCLSGTGTVTVDGQTFEVEAEDIVYVGAGTVSISVSGDATFYLVSAPAHLSHPTTLIKRADAQTLIIGDADKASLRTLRKYVHDQGVASCELALGITTIEPGNVWNTMPCHTHDRRTECYLYFDVPDGERVVHIAGQPGQTRSMIVADREAIISPPWSVHFGAGTAPYKFVWSTAGENLAYNDMDPVVTTELR; this is encoded by the coding sequence ATGACAGACGTACGCATCGCCACCCACCCGGACGAGTTCGCGACCCTGACGCCGGAGCAGATGCGGGAGCGCTTCCTCGTCCAGGACCTGTTTGCCGCGGGTGAGGTGCGCTGGATGCTCAGCCAGAGTGACCGGATCCTGCTCGGAGGTGCCGTCCCCAACGGCGCGAACCTCGCGATCACCGCCCCCGACGAGGTCCGGGCGATCAACCTCTGCGACCGTCGCGAGCTCGGCGTCGTCTGCCTCTCCGGCACCGGCACGGTCACCGTCGACGGCCAGACCTTCGAGGTCGAAGCCGAGGACATCGTGTACGTCGGCGCGGGCACGGTCTCGATCAGCGTCAGCGGCGACGCGACCTTCTACCTGGTCAGCGCACCCGCGCACCTGTCCCACCCGACCACTCTGATCAAGCGCGCCGATGCCCAGACGTTGATCATTGGGGATGCCGACAAGGCCAGCCTCCGGACGCTGCGCAAGTACGTCCACGACCAGGGCGTCGCGTCCTGCGAGCTCGCCCTCGGCATCACGACCATCGAGCCGGGCAACGTCTGGAACACGATGCCGTGCCACACCCACGACCGGCGCACCGAGTGCTACCTCTACTTCGACGTCCCCGACGGCGAGCGGGTCGTCCACATCGCCGGTCAGCCCGGCCAGACCCGGTCGATGATCGTCGCCGACCGTGAGGCGATCATCAGCCCGCCGTGGTCGGTGCACTTCGGCGCCGGCACCGCGCCGTACAAGTTCGTGTGGTCGACCGCGGGGGAGAACCTCGCCTACAACGACATGGACCCGGTCGTCACCACGGAGTTGAGATGA
- a CDS encoding carboxypeptidase-like regulatory domain-containing protein codes for MSSHRDRPWVYKALIAAVVAAVLGGSVSPADAGTTASISGRVVDASTGLGVAGVTVDVLINNNSGLWGSLGGAPIVTAADGTYTDSNLPYGTYRVSVEASQDHVSRWYGGGTSLSTATDIAVHEDQATTGINIAVPAAAHITGEVTGADTSAGVGQVYVVAYKSTDLSYPARSAWSDANGTYDVGGLDAGTYIVCARTSPPSPYLWQCWQAAADTSSARPITVPAGATIANTDFVLVRGATLTGTVTIAGNGPATSGYVEVYQRDSQGVLWQRGRSAIGSNGSYQVLGLPAASLFVSFSGPGFATEYWENATDLAHATPVPVTAGSTTTLNATVEPPPPPQLGTVTGRVVDWQGAPIAGATVNVGQHSTTTLSDGTYSLTIPVGTYGAYFTAPGYLEANYQPADPSASSYVTVTLGQTTGNIDATLYPPARASGTATDPDGHPLTNFAVWAMRRNSNGHWDTVGSAGGSSTGTWQITGLLGGTYTFVFLAGPGQGLATTYLGGTHSIATAQTVDVPTGGSTGDIAGVLDRAGSISGTLTWTGMSLAAHPISVVKTAPQDWLNDLVPTVTTHENGTYTVNDLVPGTYTLTYFCDAPQVFGLAPGATPTPSTVPVAATRTITVTSGGSVREDVDETGCQLATTAKATTVGVPRVGRTLTARVGTYRPYAVRISITWFRGTRATTFHGSTYRLTKLDRGQRISAHVRVTRTGYRPLTYATSPTHPIAAG; via the coding sequence ATGTCATCACATCGGGACCGGCCATGGGTCTACAAGGCGCTCATCGCTGCCGTCGTCGCTGCCGTCCTCGGCGGTTCGGTGTCGCCGGCAGATGCCGGCACCACGGCCTCGATCAGCGGGCGAGTCGTCGATGCCAGTACCGGCCTCGGAGTGGCCGGCGTGACCGTCGACGTCCTCATCAACAACAACAGTGGGCTGTGGGGTTCGCTCGGTGGCGCACCAATCGTGACTGCGGCAGACGGCACGTACACCGACTCCAACCTCCCCTACGGGACGTACCGGGTGAGTGTCGAAGCCTCCCAGGATCACGTCAGCCGGTGGTACGGCGGCGGGACGTCGCTGTCGACGGCGACGGACATCGCGGTTCATGAGGACCAGGCGACCACCGGCATCAACATCGCTGTCCCGGCCGCAGCACACATCACAGGCGAAGTCACCGGAGCCGACACCAGCGCTGGAGTCGGCCAGGTCTACGTGGTTGCGTACAAGTCGACGGATCTGAGTTATCCCGCCCGAAGCGCCTGGAGTGACGCGAACGGAACATACGATGTCGGCGGCCTCGACGCGGGGACCTACATCGTCTGCGCACGCACATCGCCACCGAGCCCCTATCTCTGGCAGTGCTGGCAAGCCGCTGCGGACACCAGCAGCGCACGACCCATCACCGTGCCCGCCGGTGCGACCATCGCCAACACCGACTTCGTGCTCGTACGCGGAGCAACCCTGACCGGAACCGTCACGATCGCCGGCAACGGGCCCGCAACCAGTGGCTACGTCGAGGTCTACCAACGTGACAGCCAGGGCGTCCTCTGGCAGAGGGGTCGTAGCGCGATTGGGAGCAACGGGTCCTACCAAGTGCTCGGCTTGCCGGCGGCCTCCCTCTTCGTCTCCTTCTCGGGCCCGGGGTTCGCGACCGAGTACTGGGAGAACGCGACCGACCTGGCGCACGCGACGCCGGTGCCGGTCACGGCTGGGTCCACGACAACCCTCAATGCGACGGTTGAGCCTCCGCCACCGCCACAGCTCGGCACGGTCACGGGGCGTGTCGTCGACTGGCAGGGCGCTCCGATCGCGGGGGCGACCGTCAATGTCGGGCAGCACAGCACGACAACACTCAGCGATGGGACCTACTCGCTCACCATCCCCGTCGGGACCTACGGCGCCTACTTCACCGCTCCCGGCTATCTCGAAGCGAACTACCAGCCCGCCGATCCGTCTGCCAGTAGTTACGTGACCGTCACCCTTGGCCAGACGACCGGCAACATCGACGCAACGCTCTACCCTCCGGCGCGGGCCTCGGGCACTGCCACGGACCCGGACGGTCATCCGCTGACCAACTTCGCCGTATGGGCGATGCGTCGCAACAGCAACGGGCACTGGGACACGGTCGGCTCAGCGGGCGGGAGCAGCACTGGGACCTGGCAGATCACCGGACTCCTGGGCGGCACCTACACGTTCGTGTTCCTGGCCGGACCCGGGCAAGGCCTCGCCACGACCTATCTCGGCGGGACTCACTCGATCGCCACGGCGCAGACGGTCGACGTACCCACCGGCGGTTCAACTGGGGACATCGCAGGTGTACTTGATCGAGCCGGAAGCATCAGCGGCACACTGACCTGGACCGGTATGTCGCTGGCCGCGCATCCGATCTCTGTGGTCAAGACCGCGCCCCAGGATTGGCTCAACGACCTCGTTCCGACCGTCACGACCCACGAGAACGGCACCTATACCGTCAACGACCTGGTCCCTGGAACGTACACGCTGACGTACTTCTGCGACGCCCCCCAGGTGTTCGGGCTCGCACCGGGCGCGACCCCGACTCCGTCGACCGTTCCAGTGGCGGCCACAAGGACGATCACCGTCACGAGTGGCGGGAGTGTGCGCGAAGACGTTGACGAGACCGGATGCCAGTTGGCCACCACCGCGAAGGCGACGACAGTCGGCGTCCCCCGAGTCGGGCGCACACTCACAGCGAGGGTCGGAACCTACCGGCCGTACGCAGTGCGGATCAGCATCACCTGGTTCCGTGGCACGCGGGCGACGACATTCCATGGTTCGACCTACCGGCTCACGAAGCTGGACCGCGGTCAGCGGATCTCTGCCCACGTTCGAGTCACACGGACCGGCTACCGGCCACTGACCTACGCCACGAGCCCCACGCACCCGATCGCCGCGGGATAG
- a CDS encoding putative Ig domain-containing protein — MSFVAVSGRTFAAVAAIAATLALTVMPSAAQAATSQPPTPSIAHPLTHVRLGHIGGIVPQHKGGTLPGNHHAAAPLAYATSPSGQAAQAAATGPNTLYFQGGQTINGQHNQDVYTAKPKVYLVFYGNQWGNETTNAQGYQAFSNDAANAAVAAQQLFKGLGTNNESWSGVMTQYCDGPTVAVNASVCPAAAPHVAYPTGGGVLAGIWYDNSGPTPTTATGDQLAAEAVAAATHFGNTTAASNRNAMYMVMSPKGANPDNYLNVNAGCAWHSDAFDANNNWVPFTNQPYNLDLNNPSGNCGEYFLGNSASDINDGYTITLGHEYAETLTDEYTGYGWLTPTASDGGENGDHCAWDATSAFVNFSSGAVAMQPTWSNDTNRCDMSHVTVVANTVTVTNPGSQSGTVGTATSLQINAADSSSTATVTYMATGLPAGLSISTSTGLISGTPTAAGTSAVTVTATDNTSVSGTASFSWTIAPAPTLTTGGNATGATFTSNASGALTTTPRITAAANSVDGSVITMSPTGLPAGLALNRIGAATSAAGVRPGTTEHDVTGQTTVTPGSYPVTVTVSDGPGHAADTTVSFTIVVPDPALIAPNVNVPPFQSDKPFTYQIQASGGTGAYTYTFIPNSHTPRGVTMDANGLIHANVPMNNVDISTGWTFSYQATDAYGGTARGTVNLTLTPGDLYFRCLGTTSAQAGNCAAHNLSDPAVGGVAHVGQAWATQVIKVGRGWSAPSGSGGGDRFTLYKGTLPPGMWLSPINGWYGKQYVLIGGTPSRAGTYTFQIKATDQHGNYQVSYFTITVR, encoded by the coding sequence GTGAGTTTTGTCGCCGTGAGCGGTCGTACGTTCGCTGCCGTCGCTGCCATCGCTGCGACGCTTGCCCTCACCGTGATGCCGTCGGCAGCACAGGCGGCCACCAGCCAGCCACCGACCCCGTCAATCGCGCACCCTTTGACCCACGTGCGTCTGGGCCATATTGGCGGGATCGTTCCCCAGCACAAGGGTGGGACCTTGCCGGGCAACCACCACGCTGCGGCGCCCCTGGCGTACGCGACGAGCCCGAGCGGTCAGGCTGCCCAAGCAGCTGCGACCGGGCCGAACACCCTGTACTTCCAGGGCGGCCAGACGATCAACGGGCAGCACAACCAGGACGTCTACACCGCCAAGCCCAAGGTGTATCTGGTCTTCTACGGCAACCAATGGGGCAACGAGACCACCAACGCGCAGGGCTACCAGGCGTTCAGCAACGACGCTGCCAACGCAGCTGTGGCAGCGCAGCAACTGTTCAAGGGTCTGGGCACCAACAACGAGTCGTGGTCGGGCGTGATGACCCAGTACTGCGACGGCCCCACCGTTGCGGTCAACGCGTCGGTGTGTCCGGCCGCGGCTCCTCATGTGGCGTACCCGACCGGCGGAGGCGTGTTGGCCGGGATCTGGTACGACAACTCCGGGCCGACGCCGACCACGGCTACCGGTGACCAACTCGCTGCCGAGGCCGTCGCCGCTGCGACGCACTTCGGCAACACCACCGCAGCCTCGAATCGCAACGCCATGTACATGGTGATGTCGCCCAAGGGCGCCAACCCGGACAACTACCTCAACGTGAACGCGGGTTGTGCGTGGCACTCGGACGCCTTCGACGCCAACAACAACTGGGTCCCGTTCACCAACCAGCCGTACAACCTGGACCTCAATAACCCGAGCGGGAACTGCGGCGAGTACTTCCTGGGCAATAGTGCCTCGGACATCAACGACGGCTACACGATCACTTTGGGTCACGAGTACGCCGAGACCCTGACCGATGAATACACGGGCTACGGCTGGTTGACCCCCACCGCCAGCGACGGTGGGGAGAACGGTGACCACTGTGCGTGGGACGCAACCAGTGCGTTCGTCAACTTCTCCAGCGGTGCGGTCGCGATGCAGCCGACGTGGTCCAACGACACCAACCGGTGCGACATGAGCCATGTCACCGTCGTGGCCAACACGGTCACGGTCACCAACCCGGGCAGCCAGTCCGGCACCGTCGGCACCGCGACGAGCCTTCAGATCAACGCAGCCGACTCCTCCTCCACTGCGACCGTGACCTACATGGCTACTGGTCTGCCAGCTGGCCTGTCGATCAGCACTTCGACGGGCCTGATCTCGGGAACGCCGACCGCCGCCGGGACATCCGCGGTCACGGTCACGGCAACAGACAACACCAGCGTCAGCGGCACGGCCTCCTTCAGTTGGACGATCGCGCCGGCGCCAACGCTGACCACCGGCGGCAACGCCACCGGTGCCACCTTCACGTCGAATGCGTCAGGAGCCCTGACCACGACCCCGCGGATCACCGCGGCCGCCAACTCCGTTGATGGATCCGTCATCACGATGAGCCCGACGGGCCTCCCGGCAGGACTCGCGCTCAACCGGATCGGCGCAGCAACCTCTGCGGCCGGGGTCCGTCCAGGCACGACCGAGCACGACGTCACCGGTCAGACGACGGTCACACCAGGTAGCTATCCCGTCACCGTGACCGTCAGCGACGGTCCCGGACATGCGGCCGACACCACGGTGTCGTTCACCATCGTGGTCCCGGACCCGGCGCTGATCGCTCCGAACGTGAACGTCCCACCGTTCCAGTCTGACAAGCCCTTCACGTACCAGATCCAGGCCAGCGGGGGCACCGGCGCGTACACGTACACCTTCATCCCGAACTCCCACACGCCACGCGGCGTGACCATGGACGCCAACGGACTGATCCATGCGAACGTGCCGATGAACAACGTCGACATCTCCACCGGCTGGACCTTCAGCTACCAGGCAACCGACGCCTACGGCGGTACTGCCCGCGGAACCGTCAATCTGACCCTGACCCCGGGTGACCTCTACTTCCGATGCCTCGGGACCACCAGCGCGCAGGCTGGCAACTGTGCCGCCCACAACCTGTCAGACCCGGCGGTCGGCGGCGTCGCACACGTCGGCCAAGCCTGGGCCACCCAGGTGATCAAGGTTGGGCGCGGATGGTCCGCCCCCAGCGGCTCCGGCGGAGGCGACCGCTTCACCCTCTACAAGGGCACTCTCCCCCCGGGGATGTGGCTCAGCCCGATCAACGGCTGGTACGGGAAGCAATACGTACTCATCGGAGGCACCCCTTCCCGAGCAGGTACGTACACCTTCCAGATCAAGGCGACCGACCAGCACGGCAACTACCAGGTCAGCTACTTCACGATCACAGTTCGATAG
- a CDS encoding PA14 domain-containing protein: protein MRLELSRNVTVHRLSPDGFVCDWLISPVTGRPCEDLGLVVDADGSPWDRDGKLGRWRLTQGPDVAPVKDALYAAVRPALPESVPTTGDDLDRHHTPPNGVIERSIFCYTPTYRTFTATTVLEVDQPETRVLRFRSTGPLRVWVGGVLVLDHAEFGYMHPWVRDVEVLLPSGATEVAVWSLNVALREVRQTVSLQIVGLPVRVLLPTPGADPVLSAQAEALLEGVGVRTWESDGQSFELSGPVGARLQVSVNGASAGVVQLGAQGRATVTVDEAKGDSSQASMLGTGEMTVRVEVDDDRAAAHRDFLVANLPFEIRDEPVGGPEDWRLELLTHVAASTGSARALARAALSADGIAVTEDDLATALQFIADRCDCADFETVGLMLLWHRVPAERWELGLRDRVRDALLGFKYWIDQPGLDAMCYFTENHQMVWHTAETLVGEVFADEKFTNAGWTGAEHAAHGSAMALAWIRRKLTSGFSEFDSNAYLAIDALALVALVDHASDQSLRTAARTLLDKVLLTLATNSWRGVHGAAHGRSYTPTLRAACLEETAPIMWWAWGMGALNEAVLPATALATSPSYAVPEVVRAIATDADADWTGTQHYEGAYAFERDLLVRDYASDMVIRRGRGGMVASVQDYRYGLPGLQEHVWGITLPGQLQVWAVAPAAYNHGSHTRPSGWVGNLVLPRVRQHDRTVIALYAEASAPTLPAVHLWFPADRFEEWAEYGEWLIGRRGVGLVAVAAEGGFEPDRTGDEAWQRWVPRTGRSLVAVHGDDSIGSLEDFADSLPTLTWRRDGGALVDGPASLELDWNGPFLVDGSAADVARPPHLTNPACTVVDGTDPVVVRWGGRELVLPALADEGNTV from the coding sequence GTGCGTCTTGAGTTGTCCCGCAACGTGACCGTCCACCGGCTCTCGCCGGACGGATTCGTGTGTGACTGGCTGATCTCGCCGGTCACCGGGCGGCCGTGTGAGGACCTCGGCCTCGTGGTCGATGCGGATGGGTCGCCGTGGGACCGGGACGGGAAGCTCGGTCGCTGGCGGCTGACCCAGGGACCGGATGTCGCTCCGGTGAAGGACGCGCTGTACGCGGCCGTCCGGCCCGCGCTCCCGGAGTCGGTTCCGACCACGGGCGACGATCTCGACCGCCACCACACCCCACCCAACGGCGTGATCGAGCGCAGCATCTTCTGCTACACCCCGACGTATCGCACGTTCACCGCGACGACCGTGCTCGAGGTGGACCAGCCCGAGACCCGGGTGCTGCGGTTCCGCTCGACCGGGCCGCTCCGTGTGTGGGTCGGCGGCGTACTCGTCCTCGACCATGCCGAGTTCGGCTACATGCACCCCTGGGTACGCGACGTCGAGGTGCTGCTTCCGTCCGGGGCGACGGAGGTCGCCGTCTGGTCGTTGAACGTTGCTCTGCGCGAAGTACGTCAGACCGTCTCGCTCCAGATCGTCGGGCTACCGGTCCGCGTACTGCTGCCGACTCCGGGGGCCGATCCGGTCCTCTCGGCTCAGGCAGAGGCATTGCTCGAAGGCGTCGGCGTACGGACCTGGGAGTCGGACGGCCAGTCGTTCGAACTCTCCGGACCGGTCGGCGCCAGGCTGCAGGTCAGCGTCAACGGTGCCTCCGCCGGAGTGGTCCAGCTCGGCGCGCAGGGCCGTGCGACGGTGACCGTCGACGAGGCGAAGGGTGACTCGTCACAGGCCTCGATGCTGGGTACTGGGGAGATGACCGTCCGGGTCGAGGTCGACGACGACCGCGCCGCGGCTCATCGCGACTTCCTGGTGGCGAACCTCCCGTTCGAAATCCGCGACGAGCCGGTCGGCGGCCCCGAGGACTGGCGCCTCGAACTGCTCACGCATGTGGCGGCGTCGACCGGCTCCGCGCGCGCACTGGCCCGCGCCGCCCTCAGCGCGGATGGGATCGCAGTCACCGAGGACGACCTGGCCACGGCGCTGCAGTTCATCGCCGATCGTTGCGACTGCGCCGACTTCGAGACCGTCGGTCTGATGCTGCTGTGGCACCGGGTCCCGGCTGAGCGCTGGGAGCTGGGCCTGCGCGACCGCGTACGCGACGCACTGCTCGGCTTCAAGTACTGGATCGACCAGCCCGGCCTCGACGCCATGTGCTACTTCACCGAGAACCATCAAATGGTCTGGCACACCGCCGAGACGCTGGTCGGCGAGGTGTTCGCGGATGAGAAGTTCACCAATGCCGGCTGGACCGGGGCCGAGCACGCGGCCCATGGCAGCGCGATGGCGCTCGCCTGGATCCGTCGCAAACTCACGTCCGGCTTCAGTGAGTTCGACTCCAATGCGTACCTCGCCATCGACGCGCTCGCCCTCGTCGCCCTCGTCGATCACGCCTCCGACCAGAGTCTCCGGACGGCCGCTCGTACGCTCCTCGACAAGGTGCTGCTGACGCTGGCGACCAACTCCTGGCGAGGTGTCCACGGAGCCGCGCACGGCCGGTCGTACACCCCGACACTCCGCGCCGCGTGCCTGGAGGAAACCGCCCCGATCATGTGGTGGGCCTGGGGCATGGGCGCTCTCAACGAGGCTGTCCTGCCGGCCACCGCGTTGGCGACGTCGCCGAGCTACGCCGTCCCCGAGGTCGTACGCGCCATCGCCACCGATGCCGACGCCGACTGGACCGGCACCCAGCACTACGAGGGCGCGTACGCGTTCGAACGCGACCTGTTGGTCCGCGACTACGCCTCCGACATGGTCATCCGCCGGGGCCGCGGCGGCATGGTCGCCTCGGTCCAGGATTACCGCTACGGCCTGCCCGGCCTGCAGGAACACGTCTGGGGCATCACCCTGCCGGGGCAGCTCCAGGTCTGGGCGGTTGCACCGGCGGCGTACAACCACGGCTCCCACACCCGCCCCAGCGGCTGGGTCGGGAACCTTGTGCTCCCCCGGGTCCGCCAGCACGATCGGACGGTGATTGCGCTGTATGCCGAAGCCTCCGCGCCGACCCTGCCCGCGGTGCATCTGTGGTTCCCTGCCGACCGGTTCGAGGAATGGGCCGAGTACGGCGAATGGCTGATCGGACGTCGCGGGGTCGGCCTGGTGGCGGTCGCCGCCGAAGGCGGGTTCGAGCCGGACCGAACCGGCGACGAAGCCTGGCAGCGCTGGGTGCCGCGGACCGGTCGGTCGCTGGTCGCGGTGCACGGGGATGACTCGATCGGGTCGCTGGAGGACTTCGCCGACTCGCTGCCGACGCTGACGTGGCGCCGGGATGGCGGTGCCCTTGTCGACGGGCCCGCCTCACTC